A DNA window from Neochlamydia sp. AcF84 contains the following coding sequences:
- a CDS encoding toxin-antitoxin system YwqK family antitoxin encodes MYFLCPTLFLIIFSFFTKGFSQDQTLHQAGELPITEAVITTLKEIQPNWRLEVIESHPDGTPKIILYYAPSGESKEGVPAKEIHFRKNANPEREVDLLYLDQRPVYHGPGLFFNENGSVQKIIFYDKGKLHGPIRTYFSNGLIESVHYMKQDVKHGPLEIRYSNGEIAEKGFYENDQLSGQYETFYLNKIRASLIYYYQGLKQGLAQEWYEDGSLKAEAHYHLGLLDNGKTVPAFHLYYPNRMTKEFQDFLYGQPNGQHVKYHPNGKESYRVSYTLGKKEGLEQFFNEDGQLIGQGKFIHGIPTGLHFLNHPNGKIAKSAHYDPHGHLLEPILELDASGNKLAEYRLIHGNYEGSYKEWYPTGVLKSSYFYKNGQLDGKQEEFHKNSQPKLRITYANYQKTGLFEEWFEDGQLFLKESYKENAKDGLSQTWYPNGKLNIQAHYIKGALHGLYEEWFPNGQLKNSTNYSHGQQQGEFRRWNEEGTLLYEAHFEQNLPTHKVQEWHSNGQLKRISFYQKGRLHGKEETFWPNGQKASQLNYQHGKVEGNSFTWYENGSLHQEYTYQQGLRTGPARELYPPDAITGQQNLSHLLNYLEGKMHGEQKSFYKNGQPQAILTYDHGILHGLKALWNQEGILIEQGYYQHGNLEGPYQTRKPNGLIVKSHYQNNRLEGLHQIFYPSGDANPKVKALEAHYVNGLLEGELAEYNEAGNKVSSTFYHQGVRDGMSTTYYEDGKTHRTLSYKNDIMQGPLLEYFPNGKVRRKEEYIQGKKNGEVLSYHENEQLASRGTYQNGKKEGLFQYWNNRGVLYFEAEYKNDLRHGKFNKYDQIGHPRVLQTYQEDKLIDKKKLNEEINH; translated from the coding sequence ATGTATTTTTTATGCCCTACTTTATTTCTTATTATTTTCAGCTTCTTTACTAAAGGCTTTAGCCAAGATCAGACCTTGCACCAAGCTGGTGAGCTTCCCATTACGGAAGCTGTGATCACCACTTTAAAAGAAATTCAACCCAATTGGCGCCTGGAAGTTATCGAGAGTCATCCGGATGGCACCCCTAAAATTATCTTATATTACGCACCCTCTGGAGAGAGTAAAGAAGGGGTTCCGGCCAAAGAAATACACTTTAGAAAAAATGCTAATCCGGAAAGAGAAGTGGATTTACTCTATTTAGATCAACGTCCTGTTTATCATGGTCCTGGACTATTTTTTAATGAAAACGGTTCTGTTCAAAAAATTATTTTCTACGATAAAGGCAAGCTTCATGGGCCCATCAGAACATATTTTTCTAATGGCTTAATTGAAAGTGTTCATTATATGAAGCAAGATGTTAAGCATGGTCCCTTAGAGATTCGTTATTCTAATGGAGAAATAGCAGAAAAAGGCTTTTATGAAAATGATCAGCTTAGTGGTCAATATGAAACTTTTTATCTCAATAAAATAAGAGCTTCTCTTATCTATTATTACCAAGGTTTGAAACAAGGACTTGCCCAAGAATGGTATGAGGATGGCTCTTTAAAAGCAGAAGCCCATTACCATCTAGGGCTGCTTGATAATGGAAAAACTGTTCCTGCCTTCCATCTATATTATCCTAATCGTATGACAAAAGAGTTTCAAGATTTTTTATATGGGCAGCCTAACGGTCAGCATGTAAAATATCATCCTAATGGCAAAGAAAGTTACAGAGTTAGCTATACATTAGGAAAAAAAGAGGGCTTGGAACAATTTTTTAATGAGGATGGGCAGTTAATAGGCCAAGGAAAATTTATTCATGGCATTCCAACAGGATTGCATTTTCTTAACCATCCTAATGGTAAAATCGCTAAATCCGCCCATTATGATCCTCATGGGCATTTACTTGAGCCTATCTTAGAATTGGACGCTAGCGGCAATAAACTTGCTGAATATAGGCTTATCCATGGAAATTACGAAGGCTCTTACAAGGAATGGTATCCTACAGGAGTACTTAAAAGTAGCTATTTCTATAAAAACGGGCAATTAGATGGAAAACAAGAAGAGTTTCATAAAAATAGCCAACCTAAGCTTCGTATAACCTATGCAAACTATCAAAAAACTGGCTTGTTTGAAGAATGGTTTGAGGATGGCCAACTCTTTCTAAAGGAGAGCTATAAAGAAAATGCGAAGGATGGCCTTAGTCAAACATGGTATCCTAATGGAAAACTCAATATTCAAGCCCATTATATCAAAGGAGCCCTTCATGGGCTCTATGAAGAATGGTTTCCCAATGGCCAACTTAAAAACAGCACTAACTATTCTCATGGCCAGCAACAAGGCGAATTTCGTCGATGGAATGAAGAAGGCACACTTTTATATGAAGCTCATTTTGAGCAAAACCTACCTACTCATAAAGTTCAAGAGTGGCACAGTAATGGTCAACTCAAACGCATCAGCTTCTATCAAAAAGGCAGATTACACGGCAAAGAAGAAACATTTTGGCCTAATGGGCAAAAAGCTAGCCAGCTAAACTATCAGCACGGAAAAGTTGAGGGCAATTCCTTTACCTGGTACGAGAATGGCTCGCTTCATCAAGAATACACTTATCAGCAAGGCTTGCGAACAGGGCCTGCGCGTGAGCTTTATCCTCCTGATGCCATAACTGGTCAGCAAAATCTTTCCCACCTGTTAAATTATCTAGAAGGAAAGATGCATGGGGAACAAAAAAGCTTTTATAAAAATGGCCAGCCTCAAGCCATACTAACATATGATCATGGCATCCTTCATGGCCTTAAGGCCTTATGGAATCAAGAGGGCATCCTTATCGAGCAAGGTTATTACCAGCATGGTAATCTAGAAGGCCCTTATCAAACCCGTAAACCAAATGGCCTTATCGTGAAGTCCCATTACCAAAATAATCGTTTGGAAGGCCTGCATCAAATTTTTTATCCTTCAGGTGATGCTAACCCTAAAGTTAAAGCCCTAGAGGCTCACTATGTGAATGGACTTCTTGAAGGTGAGCTAGCAGAATATAATGAAGCTGGCAATAAGGTCAGCAGTACCTTTTATCATCAAGGCGTCCGTGATGGGATGAGTACCACCTACTACGAGGATGGTAAAACTCATCGCACCTTGTCTTACAAAAATGATATTATGCAAGGCCCCCTCCTCGAATACTTCCCCAATGGAAAAGTTCGTCGTAAAGAAGAGTATATTCAGGGAAAAAAAAATGGAGAAGTTCTATCTTATCACGAAAATGAGCAACTAGCTTCACGTGGCACCTACCAAAACGGAAAAAAAGAAGGCCTTTTTCAATACTGGAATAACAGAGGAGTACTCTATTTTGAAGCGGAATATAAAAATGATTTACGTCATGGGAAGTTTAATAAATACGAT